One window from the genome of Pyrobaculum ferrireducens encodes:
- the carB gene encoding carbamoyl-phosphate synthase (glutamine-hydrolyzing) large subunit, whose product MPDVRKILIIGSGAIKVAEAAEFDYSGSQALKAFREEGIETVLVNPNIATIQTSKLLADKVYFIPIQRQLLTEVIERERPDAIACGFGGQTALSACVELEEAGVLDKYGVRVVGTPVRGIKRALSRDLFQKAMKEAGIPVPPSSPAKSPEEALEIARGLGYPVVVRVSFNLGGAGAFVARSEEVLKARIYKAFAQSAIGEVLVEKYLEGWKEVEFEVVRDSYNNVAAVVCMENVDPMGIHTGDSIVIAPCLTLTDEEYQTARNISIGVARAIELVGEGNVQVAVNYAGPEQYAIETNPRMSRSSALASKASGYPLAYIAAKLALGYRLDEVLNQVTRRTVASFEPSLDYIVVKHPRWEAERFGITEGLGPEMMSIGEAMGVGRTLEEAWQKAVRMIDIGEPGLVGGRMFRNLTLGESLKCLEEYRPYWPICAAKALYLGASVDEIYKINKVDRFFLRAIWRIVDVYKKLEAGALDLEEAKVLGFSDEQIAGALGKSVEEVRRARRRPVVKKIDTLAGEWPADTNYLYLTYGGQYDDKTPPVDYLVVGAGVFRIGVSVEFDWSTVMLATELRNRGYRVAILNYNPETVSTDWDIVDKLYFDEISAERILDIVEKEGGGVTVVLYAGGQIGQRLYVPLERAGVRIGGTRSRSIDIAEDRSKFSKLLDRLGIRQPPWVHASSIDEALKLAEDLGYPVLVRPSYVLGGTYMAVAHSGEELRGFLEKAARVSGEYPVVISKFMPRGVEAEVDAVSDGVRLVATPIEHIEPPGVHSGDSTMVLPPRRLGDAAVRKMVDVVHTLARELEVKGPLNVQFLVQDDVYVIEANLRVSRSMPFVSKATGVNYMSLVADVLTRGALAVDEERVVLKPSKWWVKSPQFSWARLRSAYPRLGPVMYSTGEVASNGAVYEEALLKSWLSATPNKVPARRALVYTYDPRHGELIKQAAELLSGRLEVYTPEQLGDKLLDMLKWREVDIVMTAGDTPQRDFHIRRTAADTNTPLVLDSTLAVELAKAFGWYYKNGRLEVSPW is encoded by the coding sequence ATGCCGGACGTTAGGAAAATCCTAATAATAGGGTCCGGGGCTATAAAAGTCGCCGAGGCGGCGGAGTTTGACTACTCCGGCTCACAGGCGCTGAAGGCGTTCAGGGAGGAGGGCATAGAGACCGTGCTGGTGAACCCCAACATAGCCACGATTCAGACGTCTAAACTCCTCGCCGACAAGGTGTACTTCATCCCCATACAGAGGCAGCTTCTAACTGAGGTTATAGAAAGGGAGAGGCCGGACGCCATCGCCTGCGGCTTCGGGGGCCAGACTGCGCTGTCTGCATGCGTCGAGCTGGAGGAGGCCGGGGTGCTGGATAAGTACGGGGTTAGGGTGGTGGGGACGCCGGTGCGCGGCATAAAGAGAGCCCTGTCGAGAGATCTATTTCAGAAGGCCATGAAGGAGGCGGGGATACCCGTGCCTCCAAGTAGCCCAGCCAAGTCGCCGGAGGAGGCGCTTGAAATCGCCAGGGGACTTGGGTACCCCGTGGTTGTTAGGGTCAGCTTCAACCTGGGCGGCGCCGGGGCCTTCGTGGCCCGTAGCGAGGAGGTGCTGAAGGCCAGGATCTACAAGGCGTTTGCGCAGTCGGCGATTGGGGAGGTCCTTGTGGAGAAGTACCTCGAGGGCTGGAAGGAGGTGGAGTTCGAGGTGGTTAGGGACTCCTACAACAACGTGGCGGCGGTTGTGTGTATGGAAAACGTCGACCCCATGGGGATCCACACAGGAGACTCCATTGTGATCGCGCCGTGTCTAACCCTCACGGACGAGGAGTACCAAACGGCGCGCAACATCTCCATAGGGGTTGCCAGGGCTATTGAGCTGGTGGGGGAGGGGAATGTCCAGGTGGCTGTGAACTACGCGGGGCCTGAGCAGTACGCCATAGAGACAAATCCACGTATGTCGCGCTCGAGCGCCCTCGCCTCCAAGGCCTCTGGATACCCCCTGGCCTACATAGCGGCGAAGCTGGCCCTGGGCTACCGCCTGGACGAGGTGTTGAACCAGGTGACGAGGCGCACCGTCGCGTCCTTCGAGCCGTCCCTTGACTACATCGTAGTGAAGCACCCCAGGTGGGAGGCCGAGCGGTTCGGCATCACAGAGGGGCTCGGCCCAGAGATGATGTCCATAGGCGAGGCGATGGGGGTGGGTAGGACGCTGGAGGAGGCGTGGCAGAAGGCCGTGAGGATGATAGACATCGGGGAGCCCGGGCTGGTGGGCGGGAGGATGTTCCGCAACCTTACGCTGGGGGAGTCGCTGAAGTGTTTAGAGGAGTACAGGCCGTACTGGCCCATCTGCGCCGCCAAGGCGCTGTACCTCGGCGCCTCAGTCGACGAGATCTACAAGATAAACAAGGTAGACAGATTTTTCTTAAGGGCTATTTGGCGGATTGTAGACGTCTACAAGAAGCTGGAGGCCGGGGCGCTCGACTTGGAGGAGGCCAAGGTGCTCGGCTTCTCGGATGAGCAGATCGCCGGGGCTTTGGGGAAGTCTGTGGAGGAGGTGAGGAGGGCTAGGAGGAGGCCTGTGGTTAAGAAAATCGACACGCTGGCCGGGGAGTGGCCAGCCGATACCAACTACCTATATCTCACATACGGCGGCCAGTACGACGACAAGACGCCGCCGGTGGATTATTTGGTAGTTGGTGCCGGCGTGTTTAGAATAGGCGTAAGTGTAGAGTTCGACTGGTCCACCGTCATGCTGGCTACCGAGCTTAGGAATAGGGGGTACCGGGTGGCCATTCTGAACTACAACCCCGAGACCGTGTCCACCGACTGGGATATTGTAGATAAGCTCTACTTCGACGAGATTTCCGCCGAGCGCATACTCGACATAGTAGAGAAGGAAGGCGGGGGGGTGACGGTGGTGCTGTACGCAGGCGGCCAAATAGGGCAGAGGCTGTACGTCCCGCTGGAGCGGGCTGGGGTGAGGATTGGGGGAACGCGCTCCAGGTCTATCGACATCGCTGAGGATAGGAGTAAGTTCTCTAAGCTGTTGGATAGGCTCGGCATAAGACAGCCGCCGTGGGTACACGCCTCAAGCATCGACGAGGCGCTTAAGCTAGCTGAAGACCTGGGCTACCCCGTGTTGGTGAGGCCTAGCTACGTCCTCGGGGGGACCTACATGGCGGTTGCGCACAGCGGGGAGGAGCTACGCGGCTTTCTCGAAAAGGCGGCGAGAGTAAGCGGGGAGTACCCAGTGGTTATCTCCAAGTTCATGCCCAGGGGGGTGGAGGCCGAGGTGGACGCCGTCTCCGACGGGGTGCGGCTCGTGGCGACGCCGATTGAACACATAGAGCCCCCCGGGGTGCACTCCGGCGACTCGACGATGGTCCTGCCGCCGAGGAGGCTGGGCGACGCCGCCGTGAGGAAGATGGTGGACGTGGTCCACACGTTGGCGAGGGAGCTGGAGGTCAAGGGGCCGCTCAACGTACAGTTCCTCGTCCAAGACGACGTATACGTCATCGAGGCGAATCTCCGGGTGAGCCGCTCCATGCCGTTTGTGAGCAAGGCAACCGGGGTTAACTACATGTCGCTGGTCGCCGACGTCTTGACCCGGGGCGCGCTGGCGGTTGACGAGGAGAGGGTGGTGCTCAAGCCGTCGAAGTGGTGGGTCAAGTCTCCCCAGTTTTCCTGGGCTAGGCTCAGGAGCGCGTACCCCAGGCTGGGGCCCGTCATGTACAGCACGGGGGAGGTGGCGTCGAACGGGGCTGTGTACGAGGAGGCTCTGCTGAAAAGCTGGCTCTCCGCCACCCCCAACAAGGTGCCGGCCAGGAGAGCTTTGGTGTACACCTACGACCCGCGGCACGGCGAGCTCATCAAACAAGCCGCGGAGCTCCTCTCCGGGCGGCTTGAGGTGTATACGCCCGAGCAGCTGGGCGACAAGCTCCTCGATATGTTGAAGTGGCGCGAGGTGGACATCGTAATGACCGCGGGGGACACCCCGCAGAGAGACTTCCACATCAGGAGGACCGCCGCCGACACCAACACGCCGCTGGTCCTCGACTCGACGCTGGCCGTGGAGCTTGCCAAGGCCTTTGGGTGGTATTACAAAAACGGGAGGCTTGAGGTGTCGCCGTGGTGA
- a CDS encoding ATP-grasp domain-containing protein has translation MVTLVYDVVREEEKALIKTAERLGVVLKTVKIGEVLDVEGWEPDVYLIRTLSHNKGIVAAAVVEGNGGLAVNSSSAIAVSWNKAVTLARLRACGLPVPRTKVLFGEAEVEVGERAIVKTASGSWGRKVALVTAPEEVRLLMRSAENEVFLLQEMIGTGEDIRVFVIGERAVAAMRRIPPRGDWRSNAARGGRTEPQQIDGELEDLAVKAARSVGAFYAGVDILIGDRLYVNEVNGIPEFKALMKTTGVDVAKHLIEALVELRKT, from the coding sequence GTGGTGACGCTGGTATACGACGTGGTCAGGGAAGAGGAGAAGGCTTTGATAAAAACCGCGGAGAGGCTCGGCGTAGTTTTAAAAACGGTGAAGATAGGGGAGGTGCTGGACGTGGAGGGGTGGGAGCCCGACGTCTACCTAATAAGGACCCTGAGCCACAACAAGGGCATCGTGGCGGCCGCGGTGGTCGAGGGCAACGGGGGGCTAGCCGTCAACTCCTCCAGCGCCATAGCCGTGAGCTGGAACAAGGCAGTTACCCTGGCGAGGCTAAGGGCCTGCGGGCTCCCGGTGCCCAGGACCAAGGTGCTCTTCGGCGAAGCCGAGGTGGAGGTGGGAGAAAGAGCTATTGTGAAGACCGCCAGCGGCAGCTGGGGGCGCAAGGTGGCGCTGGTCACCGCGCCCGAGGAGGTGAGGCTCTTGATGAGATCCGCGGAGAACGAGGTGTTTCTACTACAGGAGATGATAGGCACTGGGGAGGACATAAGAGTCTTCGTAATCGGGGAAAGGGCAGTCGCGGCCATGAGGAGGATACCCCCCAGAGGCGACTGGAGAAGCAACGCCGCACGGGGCGGCCGGACAGAGCCCCAGCAGATAGACGGCGAGTTGGAAGACCTCGCTGTGAAGGCGGCGAGATCTGTGGGGGCTTTCTACGCCGGCGTGGACATACTCATAGGAGACAGGCTGTACGTCAACGAGGTCAACGGAATACCGGAGTTCAAGGCACTCATGAAAACCACAGGAGTAGACGTGGCCAAGCACCTCATAGAGGCCCTAGTAGAGCTTAGAAAAACGTGA
- a CDS encoding AIR synthase family protein gives MKIGKLPPDLLQRLVIARRGVARREVLVGPAVGEDAAVIDVGGRYLAVHTDPISGSVKLLGYLAVYIPTNDIAVRGVEPMWLSTALFLPPGADDSVLDMITRQIDEAAGRLGVMVVGGHTEVTTAVTRPMAVATAMGVGDRYVSTGGARPGDVVIMTKSAGQEAASILATDFREEALRRGVKPEAVARAERLALEVSVAREALALADLATSMHDPTEGGLANGLAEIAYASGVSIDVDRGKVVVYREVEALCGAFGIDPLETLSSGVLLATVPRGRLDEAVERLEALGVPHAVIGEVKPPSGYLVRIGGKIYTRPYVEDKLFTFF, from the coding sequence ATGAAGATTGGGAAGCTACCGCCCGACCTGCTCCAGCGTCTTGTGATCGCCAGGAGGGGGGTGGCTAGGCGCGAGGTGCTTGTGGGACCCGCGGTGGGGGAAGACGCGGCGGTTATAGACGTAGGCGGGAGGTACCTGGCAGTCCACACAGACCCCATATCGGGCTCGGTGAAGCTACTGGGCTACCTCGCGGTGTACATCCCCACAAACGACATAGCGGTGAGGGGGGTGGAGCCGATGTGGCTCTCCACGGCGCTGTTTCTGCCGCCGGGCGCGGACGATTCTGTCCTCGACATGATTACTAGGCAGATAGACGAGGCGGCGGGGAGGCTGGGGGTTATGGTGGTGGGCGGCCACACGGAGGTGACTACGGCTGTCACCAGGCCGATGGCGGTGGCCACGGCGATGGGCGTCGGCGATAGGTATGTATCCACGGGGGGCGCCCGACCTGGCGACGTAGTCATTATGACAAAATCCGCGGGGCAGGAGGCCGCCTCTATCCTCGCGACGGACTTCAGAGAGGAGGCTCTCAGGAGGGGGGTGAAGCCGGAGGCGGTGGCGAGGGCAGAGAGGCTGGCTTTGGAGGTGTCTGTGGCGAGGGAGGCCCTTGCCTTGGCCGACCTGGCCACATCTATGCACGACCCCACGGAGGGGGGTCTGGCCAACGGGCTGGCGGAAATCGCCTACGCGTCGGGAGTGTCAATAGACGTGGATAGGGGAAAGGTCGTCGTCTACAGGGAGGTGGAGGCGCTGTGCGGAGCCTTCGGCATAGATCCCCTCGAGACTCTGAGCTCGGGTGTACTCCTTGCCACGGTGCCCCGCGGGAGGCTGGACGAGGCTGTGGAGAGGCTGGAGGCGCTGGGCGTGCCGCACGCCGTGATCGGCGAGGTGAAGCCGCCGAGCGGCTACCTGGTCAGAATCGGCGGGAAGATCTACACAAGGCCCTACGTCGAGGATAAGTTGTTCACGTTTTTCTAA
- a CDS encoding aminotransferase, which produces MVDLSGTWIKNSDVDVVRLVHETVVREFGKRALQYTDTAGAPEPREELRRILAVKGFTKHEVYFTTSIADSIRIVAEIHLDRGECIQPEDPTQREVISYARCGRPKAVYIQPHWRNPDGYIYSAGELEAASRSAPLTIYDLTYGLLAGEVPYIPENVVVVGSLDVLFPGLHLAYVAVPPSLSDYYLNVLEASYLHPPTYMQYLFYAAVKSGAVYAVFNSLARRRDLVRQYLGVEATPYFAWLRPRDKTIFLKHGALDGSAFSWRGRFGEYVRLGLTSATEEELADFLSKIPL; this is translated from the coding sequence ATGGTTGACCTAAGCGGCACCTGGATAAAAAACAGCGACGTGGATGTGGTGAGGCTGGTACACGAAACCGTGGTGAGGGAATTCGGCAAGAGGGCTCTGCAGTATACAGACACCGCGGGGGCGCCCGAGCCCAGGGAGGAGCTGAGGAGAATCCTAGCCGTGAAGGGCTTTACGAAACATGAGGTATACTTCACCACAAGCATAGCCGACAGCATCAGGATAGTCGCAGAAATCCACCTAGACCGAGGGGAGTGCATACAGCCGGAGGACCCCACCCAGAGGGAGGTAATAAGCTATGCCAGGTGCGGAAGGCCTAAGGCCGTGTATATACAGCCCCACTGGAGGAACCCCGACGGGTATATATACAGCGCCGGCGAGCTGGAGGCGGCGTCTCGCTCGGCGCCTCTAACCATTTACGACCTGACCTACGGCCTACTCGCCGGCGAGGTGCCGTACATACCGGAGAACGTCGTCGTCGTCGGCTCGCTCGACGTGCTCTTCCCCGGCCTCCACCTGGCGTACGTCGCGGTCCCGCCAAGCCTCTCCGACTACTACCTAAACGTCTTGGAGGCGTCGTATCTACACCCGCCGACGTATATGCAGTACCTGTTTTACGCCGCAGTGAAGTCCGGCGCTGTCTACGCCGTGTTTAACTCCCTGGCGAGGCGCCGCGATCTGGTGAGGCAATACCTAGGCGTGGAGGCCACGCCGTATTTCGCGTGGCTGAGGCCTAGGGATAAGACAATTTTTTTAAAACACGGCGCCCTAGACGGCAGTGCCTTCTCCTGGAGAGGCCGCTTCGGGGAATACGTCAGGCTGGGCCTCACTAGTGCGACCGAGGAGGAGCTCGCCGACTTCCTATCCAAGATACCTCTCTAA
- a CDS encoding DUF99 family protein, with protein sequence MAIAESFRLEDGESVYVGVRARRDGVVEDVAFAKAKLGGRDGTEAAARILGAVLRRDVSLVMLDGCIVSFYNWIDGEALYTSFQKPVACYVFEEPGGHVEEAVKKLFPDWEERLEAIRRLGPPTLYYTRDGFKIYVRSWGIDPIDAGKAAEACMKFGKMPEPLRIAKIIASGARQFLKTLRAAGYQWSPGGSSS encoded by the coding sequence GTGGCCATAGCCGAGAGCTTCAGACTTGAAGACGGCGAGTCGGTGTACGTCGGCGTAAGGGCCCGGCGCGACGGCGTGGTGGAGGACGTGGCGTTCGCAAAGGCCAAGCTTGGGGGTAGAGACGGCACAGAAGCCGCCGCCAGGATACTCGGCGCCGTCCTTAGAAGAGACGTCAGCCTCGTAATGCTCGACGGGTGCATAGTGTCCTTCTACAACTGGATAGACGGGGAGGCGCTGTACACCAGTTTTCAAAAGCCCGTGGCGTGCTACGTCTTCGAAGAGCCCGGGGGCCACGTCGAGGAGGCAGTCAAGAAGCTCTTCCCAGACTGGGAGGAAAGGCTAGAAGCCATAAGGAGGCTGGGCCCACCCACGCTCTACTACACTAGAGACGGTTTCAAGATTTACGTAAGATCCTGGGGCATCGACCCCATAGACGCGGGCAAGGCGGCGGAGGCCTGTATGAAATTCGGCAAGATGCCGGAGCCTCTGCGCATAGCTAAGATAATCGCCAGCGGGGCTAGGCAATTTTTAAAAACCCTCCGCGCCGCGGGGTATCAATGGTCACCAGGAGGCAGCTCCTCATAG
- a CDS encoding polyamine ABC transporter substrate-binding protein: MVTRRQLLIAAGAAAVLAAVGGGLLLTRKPAEAQGTATTTSATPTSTTTTTATTPTPKRGGELAVYNYSYYIDKDLLPEFEKEYGIKVVYQEFESGEEAYAALLRGGGGYDLVVLPDTYLKEMIKGGYVRKIDHNKLTNLGNVDPAFFENPNDPGLQYSVPYAFGTTGFAVNYYAMKADVGRLEKWGDLFDAAILEKIGNRVAMLEEFIEPVMAAKYALGIDPDDWSEGAVNKVIDLLKKQKPYIRGYLGISQIVPALAAGELWVSQIWSGDAATARDEFTKTAGQANADKFEYVLPKPKTHRWVDFMVIPRDAKNVEAAYLFIDFLLRPENSARIVKASNYPTALKRQLLAKYLDPDILNDPTVFPPESAQLIHLNYTEEMIKAVEKISYAVKG; this comes from the coding sequence ATGGTCACCAGGAGGCAGCTCCTCATAGCCGCCGGCGCCGCCGCAGTCCTAGCCGCCGTGGGGGGCGGGCTCCTACTTACGAGAAAGCCAGCAGAGGCGCAGGGGACGGCAACCACCACCTCAGCCACGCCCACCTCAACCACCACCACGACGGCAACCACCCCCACCCCCAAGCGCGGCGGGGAACTCGCCGTCTACAACTACTCGTACTATATCGACAAGGATCTGCTCCCCGAGTTTGAAAAGGAGTACGGCATAAAGGTGGTGTACCAGGAGTTTGAAAGCGGCGAGGAGGCCTACGCCGCCCTGCTGAGGGGAGGCGGGGGTTACGACCTGGTGGTCCTCCCAGACACCTATCTCAAGGAGATGATAAAGGGGGGGTACGTAAGGAAGATAGATCACAACAAGCTGACTAACCTAGGCAACGTAGATCCTGCATTTTTTGAAAATCCGAACGACCCCGGTCTGCAGTACTCGGTTCCCTACGCCTTCGGCACGACGGGCTTCGCCGTGAACTACTACGCGATGAAGGCCGACGTCGGTAGGTTAGAGAAGTGGGGGGACTTGTTCGACGCGGCGATCCTGGAAAAAATTGGGAATAGGGTAGCCATGCTGGAGGAGTTTATCGAGCCTGTAATGGCCGCCAAATACGCCCTGGGCATAGATCCAGACGACTGGAGCGAGGGCGCCGTGAACAAGGTAATTGACTTGTTAAAGAAGCAGAAGCCCTACATAAGGGGGTACCTGGGCATCAGCCAGATCGTGCCAGCGCTGGCCGCAGGAGAGCTCTGGGTATCCCAGATCTGGTCCGGCGACGCCGCCACCGCGAGAGACGAGTTTACCAAAACCGCCGGCCAGGCAAACGCCGACAAGTTTGAATACGTCCTCCCCAAGCCGAAGACCCACAGATGGGTCGACTTCATGGTGATCCCGCGCGACGCCAAGAATGTCGAAGCCGCGTACCTCTTCATAGACTTCCTGCTCCGGCCGGAGAACTCCGCCCGCATCGTGAAGGCGTCTAACTACCCCACCGCCTTAAAGAGGCAGTTGCTGGCGAAGTACCTGGATCCAGACATTCTCAACGACCCGACTGTGTTTCCGCCGGAGTCCGCGCAGTTAATACATTTGAACTACACCGAGGAGATGATTAAGGCGGTGGAGAAGATCAGCTACGCGGTGAAGGGTTGA
- a CDS encoding magnesium-dependent phosphatase-1, whose translation MLIALDLDGTAWDHLDISSLYPPFRRVSPLKIQDSRGVEVALRPHLPDFLKWAVEDGHILTTLSWNDFDVAYQALRAFEIDKYFHYLAIEPHPRKDKMLYKLLRQIKAERGLDIDPRDVVYIDDRDIHIQEIWENIGPVRFIHFGRDVKCFLEIIQLLNPSPRS comes from the coding sequence GTGCTAATTGCGTTGGATCTAGACGGCACGGCGTGGGATCATCTAGACATCTCCTCGCTCTACCCCCCATTTAGACGGGTCTCCCCGCTGAAGATACAAGACAGCAGAGGGGTGGAGGTGGCTCTGAGGCCGCACCTCCCCGACTTCTTAAAGTGGGCTGTGGAGGACGGTCACATCCTCACCACCTTGTCATGGAACGACTTCGACGTGGCGTACCAAGCGCTGAGGGCCTTCGAAATAGACAAGTACTTCCACTACCTAGCAATAGAGCCGCACCCCCGTAAAGACAAGATGCTCTACAAACTACTAAGGCAGATCAAGGCAGAGAGGGGACTCGACATAGACCCTCGGGACGTCGTCTATATAGACGACAGAGATATACACATCCAAGAAATCTGGGAAAACATCGGCCCAGTGCGCTTCATCCACTTCGGCAGAGACGTTAAATGCTTCCTGGAGATAATCCAGTTGCTCAACCCTTCACCGCGTAGCTGA
- a CDS encoding MogA/MoaB family molybdenum cofactor biosynthesis protein, with protein MAHEHHRSQGPRVARFYIVTVSTSRFRERSAGGSPGDESGDLAEAMAREAGHVVVGRDLLPDDLHAIRRKVFELVQRDDVDVIIFTGGTGLTKTDVTIEAVRPLFEKEIEGFGDVFRYYSIQEVGTAAFLTRSTAGVISGKAVFLLPGSPNSVRTGMRIILAEVPHVLYLIRQ; from the coding sequence ATGGCTCACGAGCACCACAGATCGCAGGGGCCTCGTGTGGCTAGGTTCTACATCGTGACTGTTAGCACGTCTAGGTTTAGGGAGAGGTCCGCAGGGGGGTCTCCGGGGGATGAGTCTGGCGACTTGGCGGAGGCCATGGCTAGGGAGGCTGGGCATGTCGTGGTGGGGCGCGACTTGCTCCCCGACGACCTGCACGCCATTAGGCGGAAGGTGTTTGAGCTTGTCCAGAGGGACGACGTCGACGTGATTATATTCACCGGGGGGACCGGGCTTACGAAGACTGACGTCACTATTGAGGCGGTGAGACCGCTGTTTGAGAAGGAGATTGAGGGGTTCGGCGACGTGTTTAGATACTACAGTATTCAGGAGGTGGGAACCGCGGCGTTTTTAACGAGGTCCACCGCCGGTGTTATAAGCGGCAAGGCCGTGTTTCTACTGCCGGGATCTCCCAACTCTGTGAGGACTGGCATGCGGATAATCCTCGCCGAGGTCCCCCACGTGCTTTACCTCATTCGGCAATGA
- a CDS encoding LOG family protein, with amino-acid sequence MRQIAVAVHSNNVPGLAEKVERFVEALARRCPDAVLLVGGYWGHMKEVVDAALRRGLRVVAVLPIEREGVELPPGAVVIRSGCEYRCRSVIMVRSADAVAVLGGGVGTAIEAFMAYAMGKPLFVLAGAGASTDRLREAYPEYFDERRVVKVVYVDDPERLAELVCAAEGGAAASFG; translated from the coding sequence ATGAGGCAGATAGCAGTGGCCGTCCACAGCAACAACGTCCCGGGGCTAGCTGAGAAGGTGGAGAGGTTTGTAGAGGCCTTGGCCAGAAGATGTCCAGATGCCGTTTTGCTAGTAGGCGGCTACTGGGGGCATATGAAGGAGGTGGTTGATGCCGCCTTGAGGAGGGGGCTGAGGGTGGTGGCGGTGTTGCCTATCGAGAGGGAAGGGGTGGAGCTCCCTCCCGGCGCCGTGGTGATACGTAGCGGTTGCGAGTACCGGTGCCGCTCTGTGATTATGGTGCGCTCTGCCGACGCCGTGGCGGTGTTGGGCGGCGGCGTGGGGACAGCCATAGAGGCCTTTATGGCGTATGCCATGGGCAAGCCGCTGTTTGTGCTGGCGGGGGCGGGGGCCTCCACAGACCGCCTCCGGGAGGCGTATCCCGAGTACTTCGACGAGAGGAGGGTGGTGAAGGTGGTTTATGTAGACGACCCCGAGAGGCTGGCGGAGCTTGTCTGCGCGGCTGAGGGAGGCGCCGCGGCGAGCTTCGGCTAG
- a CDS encoding CPBP family intramembrane glutamic endopeptidase, whose protein sequence is MVIRLLVTAAFIAGIAALAIIKPPVCAALYGGTLYYAAFLPAGYLARWRLGRGFPLAYGVYFLSLMAAGLLILASPQILQSYNEVREAQARYFSAASQCPLGRPLLVIQAIFLAPLVEEVVFRGLLFEEVRRRWGTASAYLISSLGFALLHNPGLGAVPIFIVALSLAFAYHRYGLPASIMLHATQNTLAMLIH, encoded by the coding sequence GTGGTAATACGGCTCCTAGTCACAGCGGCGTTTATCGCCGGCATCGCCGCCTTGGCGATAATAAAGCCGCCGGTGTGCGCCGCGCTGTACGGCGGGACTCTCTACTACGCGGCGTTTCTACCCGCGGGCTACCTGGCGAGGTGGCGGCTGGGGAGGGGCTTCCCTCTTGCATACGGCGTGTACTTCCTATCTCTAATGGCGGCGGGTCTGTTGATACTAGCCTCGCCGCAGATACTGCAGAGCTACAACGAGGTGAGGGAGGCCCAGGCCCGCTACTTCTCCGCCGCCTCTCAATGCCCCCTGGGGAGGCCCCTGCTCGTGATACAAGCCATCTTCCTCGCGCCGCTCGTCGAGGAGGTGGTCTTCCGGGGACTCCTCTTTGAGGAGGTGAGGAGGAGGTGGGGCACGGCGTCTGCATACCTAATCTCCTCGCTGGGATTCGCCCTACTCCACAACCCCGGACTCGGGGCGGTTCCCATATTTATCGTCGCCCTATCCCTGGCATTCGCGTACCACAGATACGGCCTGCCCGCCAGCATCATGCTCCACGCCACGCAGAACACCCTCGCCATGCTCATACACTAG
- a CDS encoding DNA replication complex GINS family protein, with product MCRCVAFNSVANYYPVRVTFRRDVSLPLLGVSYQANTVAEVPLYLALKLDEMGAVEIDEAYALPPRDVASLKYVEQRETYPAKLPEGFYPRLRLTIYLLSKRGDAKTVKTILQDVRELLIERVKKMALLVATRPDIVNDQSFMDRLTPEEKALLMSMYNAITQFMLSVL from the coding sequence ATGTGTAGATGTGTGGCGTTCAACAGCGTGGCTAACTACTACCCAGTGAGGGTCACGTTTAGGCGGGACGTGTCTCTACCCCTGCTCGGCGTCTCCTACCAAGCCAACACGGTGGCGGAGGTGCCGCTGTACCTCGCCTTGAAGCTGGACGAGATGGGGGCCGTGGAGATAGACGAGGCGTATGCCCTCCCCCCGAGGGACGTGGCTTCTTTAAAATATGTAGAGCAGAGGGAGACCTATCCCGCGAAGTTGCCGGAGGGCTTCTACCCGCGGCTGAGGCTCACCATATACCTCCTCAGCAAGAGAGGCGACGCGAAGACCGTCAAGACCATCCTCCAAGACGTCAGGGAGCTCCTAATAGAGAGAGTAAAGAAAATGGCGTTGCTCGTAGCCACACGGCCCGACATTGTTAACGACCAGTCCTTCATGGATCGGCTCACGCCTGAGGAGAAGGCCCTCTTAATGTCGATGTACAACGCCATCACACAGTTCATGCTTTCGGTGTTGTGA